The Clupea harengus chromosome 6, Ch_v2.0.2, whole genome shotgun sequence genome contains a region encoding:
- the wdr59 gene encoding GATOR complex protein WDR59 isoform X2: protein MMDTKQSRSGRNMAARWSSENVVVEFRDAQATAMSVDCLGRHAVLSGRRFLYMVNLEIPSETPRKIGRQSKWDVGTVQWNPHKSEAHLFAASSNQRVDLYVWRDGCGEAHTSLQGHTRVISDLDWSWFEPEYLVTSSVDTYIYIWDTRDTRKPTVALSAVAGASQVKWNRRNPSCLASSHDGDVRIWDKRKPNTAVEYVAAHLSKIHGLDWHPDNEYILATSSQDNSVRFWDFRQPRKYLNILSCQVPVWKARYTPFSNGLVTVMVPQLRRENSLLLWSTLDLNSPVHAFVGHDDVVLEFQWRPQKEGSKDYQLVTWSRDQTLRIWRVDPQLQKLCANDIVEELVEGMALNTESEKTLPSQDSEPPLSPGLSSEDLQDQQEGLQAALMGGGRQDAPGLPQTLQQEFSLVNLQIRNVNVEMDAVNRSCFVSAHCGANRVRLVVKFPAQYPNNAAPTFQFVPPTTISSSMKIKILKILTDTSLQKVKRNQNCLEPCVRQLVSCLESDMEDGTAANPYVLSNPVTPALPAFPRVTNTYGSYQDANIPFPRTSGARFCGTGSLVYFTRPTTMHRSLPPTEPTPRSLSALSAYHSGVLTPMKMRTESQSTLRLYSGSPTRSDKEQVSISSFYYKERKSRRWKSKREGGDYGNKPIKPAGKVIIQEISCLLPIHKALGETYVLNVNDIQDTCQKNSAAALAVGRRDLAKVWALASAATSVDLSPDSDPDADTPWARHPFGRHLLETLLDHYSQMSDVQSLAMLCSVFQAQGSPQDYFTLYGHHVPRSAIFAPHHMRYPSYTSSSVTSGSCSSTSDSTTTAWNIAGRDPEHAPPWGESSPDDYRYANQVYSDPREREKEQHDMNKRLLDPANALQFDDFKKCYGEILHRWGLKEKRSEVLKFVSCPPEPHKGIEFGVYCCHCRSQARGTQCAVCKRFTFQCAICHVAVRGSSNFCLSCGHGGHTSHMMEWFRVQEVCPTGCGCHCLLQSTF, encoded by the exons ATGATGGATACGAAACAGTCACGTAG TGGAAGAAATATGGCGGCCCGCTGGAGCAGTGAGAATGTGGTGGTGGAGTTCAGAGATGCACAG GCTACCGCCATGTCAGTGGATTGCCTGGGCCGCCATGCTGTACTGTCAGG gcGACGTTTCCTCTACATGGTAAACTTGGAGATTCCGTCTGAGACCCCACGGAAGATTGGGCGACAGAGCAAGTGGGACGTGGGCACTGTGCAGTGGAATCCACACAAATCAGAGGCACATCTTTTTGCTGCATCT AGTAACCAGCGTGTGGACCTCTATGTCTGGCGTGATGGGTGTGGGGAGGCTCACACATCTCTACAGGGACACACACGTGTAATAAG TGACCTAGACTGGTCTTGGTTTGAACCAGAATATCTTGTGACGAGCTCGGTTGACACATACATCTACATCTGGGACACAAG AGACACTCGGAAGCCAACGGTGGCCTTATCTGCAGTGG CTGGGGCATCCCAAGTGAAATGGAACCGTCGAAATCCAAGCTGCCTAGCTTCTAGCCATGATGGAGACGTAAGAATCTGGGATAAAAGG AAACCCAATACTGCTGTGGAGTATGTTGCAGCCCACTTGTCAAAGATCCATGGCCTGGACTGGCACCCAGACAATGAGTATATCCTGGCAACATCAAGCCAGGACAACTCTGTGCGG TTCTGGGACTTTAGACAGCCTAGGAAGTACCTCAACATCCTGTCTTGCCAAGTACCTGTGTGGAAGGCAAGATACACG CCCTTCTCTAATGGGCTGGTCACAGTCATGGTGCCCCAGCTGAGACGGGAGAACAGCTTGCTCCTGTGGAGCACATTAGATCTCAATAGTCCTGTGCACGCTTTCGTGGGTCATGACGATGTGGTGCTGGAGTTCCAGTGGAGACCGCAAAAAGAGG GTTCCAAAGACTATCAGCTAGTCACATGGTCCAGAGACCAGACTCTGCGCATATGGCGCGTGGATCCTCAACTACAGAAG CTGTGTGCCAATGACATTGTGGAGGAGCTTGTGGAGGGTATGGCCCTGAACACAGAGTCAGAGAAGACCTTGCCCTCCCAGGATTCTGAGCCCCCACTGAGCCCAGGCCTCTCCTCAGAGGATCTGCAAG ACCAGCAGGAGGGCCTGCAGGCTGCACTGATGGGCGGTGGACGGCAAGATGCTCCTGGCCTGCCCCAGACCCTACAGCAGGAGTTCTCTCTGGTCAACCTCCAGATCCGCAATGTCAACGTTGAG ATGGATGCTGTGAATCGGAGCTGTTTTGTGTCGGCACATTGTGGTGCCAACCGAGTGCGGCTGGTGGTGAAGTTCCCGGCTCAGTACCCCAACAATGCAGCACCCACCTTCCAGTTTGTTCCCCCAACCACCATCTCATCTTCCATGAAGATTAAGATCCTGAAG ATTCTGACAGACACATCTCTGCAGAAAGTCAAAAGGAACCAGAACTGTCTGGAACCATGTGTCAGACAGCTGGTATCCTGCTTGGAGTCGGATATG GAGGACGGCACAGCAGCCAACCCTTATGTGCTGTCCAACCCAGTCACTCCTGCCCTGCCTGCCTTCCCTCGCGTCACCAACACCTACGGCTCCTACCAGGACGCCAACATCCCTTTCCCACGCACCTCCGGGGCTCGGTTTTGTGGAACCG GTTCCCTGGTGTATTTCACTCGTCCCACGACTATGCATCGCTCACTCCCTCCCACAGAACCAACTCCCAG GTCGCTGTCGGCGCTCTCAGCCTACCACAGTGGGGTGCTGACGCCCATGAAGATGCGCACTGAATCTCAAAGCACTCTCCGGCTGTACAGCGGCAGCCCCACTCGCTCCGACAAAGAGCAagtctccatctcctctttctACTACAAGGAGCGG AAATCACGCCGCTGGAAGAGCAAGCGTGAAGGCGGGGACTACGGCAACAAGCCTATTAAGCCGGCAGGCAAGGTCATCATCCAGGAGATCTCCTGCCTGCTGCCCATCCACAAAGCCCTGGGGGAAACTTACGT tttGAATGTGAATGACATACAGGACACGTGTCAGAAGAACTCAGCAGCTGCGCTGGCAGTGGGGCGGAGAGACTTGGCCAAG gTGTGGGCCTTGGCCTCTGCGGCCACCAGTGTGGACCTCAGTCCAGATTCTGACCCAGATGCTGACACCCCCTGGGCCAGACACCCCTTTGGACGCCACCTGTTGGAGACACT acTGGACCATTACAGTCAGATGAGTGACGTGCAGAGCCTGGCTATGCTGTGCAGTGTGTTCCAAGCCCAGGGCAGCCCACAGGACTACTTCACTCTGTATGGACACCACGTCCCTCGCTCCGCCATCTTCGCCCCCCACCACATGCGCTAC ccCAGCTACACCTCTAGTTCAGTCACATCTGGCTCGTGCTCCAGTACCTCAGACTCCACCACCACTGCCTGGAATATTG CTGGTCGAGACCCTGAACATGCTCCACCCTGGGGAGAGTCATCCCCAGACGATTATCGCTATGCCAACCAGGTGTACAGTGACCCGCGcgaaagggagaaagaacagCATGACATGAATAAGAG GCTCCTCGATCCAGCTAATGCATTGCAGTTTGATGACTTTAAGAAGTGCTACGGTGAAATCCTGCATCGCTGGGGTCTTAAGGAAAAGAGGTCTGAGGTCCTCAAGTTTGTATCCTGTCCACCAGAGCCACACAAGGGCATTG AGTTTGGTGTGTACTGCTGTCACTGTCGGAGCCAGGCCAGAGGCACCCAGTGTGCCGTGTGCAAGCGCTTCACCTTCCAGTGTGCTATTTGCCACGTGGCAGTGCGTGGCTCCTCCAACTTCTGCCTCAGCTGTGGACATGGCGGGCATACCAGCCACATGATGGAGTGGTTCCGTGTCCAGGAGGTTTGCCCTACTGGCTGTGGGTGCCACTGCCTGCTGCAGAGCACCTTTtga
- the wdr59 gene encoding GATOR complex protein WDR59 isoform X1, whose amino-acid sequence MMDTKQSRSGRNMAARWSSENVVVEFRDAQATAMSVDCLGRHAVLSGRRFLYMVNLEIPSETPRKIGRQSKWDVGTVQWNPHKSEAHLFAASSNQRVDLYVWRDGCGEAHTSLQGHTRVISDLDWSWFEPEYLVTSSVDTYIYIWDTRDTRKPTVALSAVAGASQVKWNRRNPSCLASSHDGDVRIWDKRKPNTAVEYVAAHLSKIHGLDWHPDNEYILATSSQDNSVRFWDFRQPRKYLNILSCQVPVWKARYTPFSNGLVTVMVPQLRRENSLLLWSTLDLNSPVHAFVGHDDVVLEFQWRPQKEGSKDYQLVTWSRDQTLRIWRVDPQLQKLCANDIVEELVEGMALNTESEKTLPSQDSEPPLSPGLSSEDLQDQQEGLQAALMGGGRQDAPGLPQTLQQEFSLVNLQIRNVNVEMDAVNRSCFVSAHCGANRVRLVVKFPAQYPNNAAPTFQFVPPTTISSSMKIKILKILTDTSLQKVKRNQNCLEPCVRQLVSCLESDMEDGTAANPYVLSNPVTPALPAFPRVTNTYGSYQDANIPFPRTSGARFCGTGSLVYFTRPTTMHRSLPPTEPTPRSLSALSAYHSGVLTPMKMRTESQSTLRLYSGSPTRSDKEQVSISSFYYKERKPPQSILRRWSVQAIHDCPKSRRWKSKREGGDYGNKPIKPAGKVIIQEISCLLPIHKALGETYVLNVNDIQDTCQKNSAAALAVGRRDLAKVWALASAATSVDLSPDSDPDADTPWARHPFGRHLLETLLDHYSQMSDVQSLAMLCSVFQAQGSPQDYFTLYGHHVPRSAIFAPHHMRYPSYTSSSVTSGSCSSTSDSTTTAWNIAGRDPEHAPPWGESSPDDYRYANQVYSDPREREKEQHDMNKRLLDPANALQFDDFKKCYGEILHRWGLKEKRSEVLKFVSCPPEPHKGIEFGVYCCHCRSQARGTQCAVCKRFTFQCAICHVAVRGSSNFCLSCGHGGHTSHMMEWFRVQEVCPTGCGCHCLLQSTF is encoded by the exons ATGATGGATACGAAACAGTCACGTAG TGGAAGAAATATGGCGGCCCGCTGGAGCAGTGAGAATGTGGTGGTGGAGTTCAGAGATGCACAG GCTACCGCCATGTCAGTGGATTGCCTGGGCCGCCATGCTGTACTGTCAGG gcGACGTTTCCTCTACATGGTAAACTTGGAGATTCCGTCTGAGACCCCACGGAAGATTGGGCGACAGAGCAAGTGGGACGTGGGCACTGTGCAGTGGAATCCACACAAATCAGAGGCACATCTTTTTGCTGCATCT AGTAACCAGCGTGTGGACCTCTATGTCTGGCGTGATGGGTGTGGGGAGGCTCACACATCTCTACAGGGACACACACGTGTAATAAG TGACCTAGACTGGTCTTGGTTTGAACCAGAATATCTTGTGACGAGCTCGGTTGACACATACATCTACATCTGGGACACAAG AGACACTCGGAAGCCAACGGTGGCCTTATCTGCAGTGG CTGGGGCATCCCAAGTGAAATGGAACCGTCGAAATCCAAGCTGCCTAGCTTCTAGCCATGATGGAGACGTAAGAATCTGGGATAAAAGG AAACCCAATACTGCTGTGGAGTATGTTGCAGCCCACTTGTCAAAGATCCATGGCCTGGACTGGCACCCAGACAATGAGTATATCCTGGCAACATCAAGCCAGGACAACTCTGTGCGG TTCTGGGACTTTAGACAGCCTAGGAAGTACCTCAACATCCTGTCTTGCCAAGTACCTGTGTGGAAGGCAAGATACACG CCCTTCTCTAATGGGCTGGTCACAGTCATGGTGCCCCAGCTGAGACGGGAGAACAGCTTGCTCCTGTGGAGCACATTAGATCTCAATAGTCCTGTGCACGCTTTCGTGGGTCATGACGATGTGGTGCTGGAGTTCCAGTGGAGACCGCAAAAAGAGG GTTCCAAAGACTATCAGCTAGTCACATGGTCCAGAGACCAGACTCTGCGCATATGGCGCGTGGATCCTCAACTACAGAAG CTGTGTGCCAATGACATTGTGGAGGAGCTTGTGGAGGGTATGGCCCTGAACACAGAGTCAGAGAAGACCTTGCCCTCCCAGGATTCTGAGCCCCCACTGAGCCCAGGCCTCTCCTCAGAGGATCTGCAAG ACCAGCAGGAGGGCCTGCAGGCTGCACTGATGGGCGGTGGACGGCAAGATGCTCCTGGCCTGCCCCAGACCCTACAGCAGGAGTTCTCTCTGGTCAACCTCCAGATCCGCAATGTCAACGTTGAG ATGGATGCTGTGAATCGGAGCTGTTTTGTGTCGGCACATTGTGGTGCCAACCGAGTGCGGCTGGTGGTGAAGTTCCCGGCTCAGTACCCCAACAATGCAGCACCCACCTTCCAGTTTGTTCCCCCAACCACCATCTCATCTTCCATGAAGATTAAGATCCTGAAG ATTCTGACAGACACATCTCTGCAGAAAGTCAAAAGGAACCAGAACTGTCTGGAACCATGTGTCAGACAGCTGGTATCCTGCTTGGAGTCGGATATG GAGGACGGCACAGCAGCCAACCCTTATGTGCTGTCCAACCCAGTCACTCCTGCCCTGCCTGCCTTCCCTCGCGTCACCAACACCTACGGCTCCTACCAGGACGCCAACATCCCTTTCCCACGCACCTCCGGGGCTCGGTTTTGTGGAACCG GTTCCCTGGTGTATTTCACTCGTCCCACGACTATGCATCGCTCACTCCCTCCCACAGAACCAACTCCCAG GTCGCTGTCGGCGCTCTCAGCCTACCACAGTGGGGTGCTGACGCCCATGAAGATGCGCACTGAATCTCAAAGCACTCTCCGGCTGTACAGCGGCAGCCCCACTCGCTCCGACAAAGAGCAagtctccatctcctctttctACTACAAGGAGCGG AAGCCTCCTCAGTCCATTCTTCGCCGCTGGTCTGTGCAGGCTATTCATGACTGTCCG AAATCACGCCGCTGGAAGAGCAAGCGTGAAGGCGGGGACTACGGCAACAAGCCTATTAAGCCGGCAGGCAAGGTCATCATCCAGGAGATCTCCTGCCTGCTGCCCATCCACAAAGCCCTGGGGGAAACTTACGT tttGAATGTGAATGACATACAGGACACGTGTCAGAAGAACTCAGCAGCTGCGCTGGCAGTGGGGCGGAGAGACTTGGCCAAG gTGTGGGCCTTGGCCTCTGCGGCCACCAGTGTGGACCTCAGTCCAGATTCTGACCCAGATGCTGACACCCCCTGGGCCAGACACCCCTTTGGACGCCACCTGTTGGAGACACT acTGGACCATTACAGTCAGATGAGTGACGTGCAGAGCCTGGCTATGCTGTGCAGTGTGTTCCAAGCCCAGGGCAGCCCACAGGACTACTTCACTCTGTATGGACACCACGTCCCTCGCTCCGCCATCTTCGCCCCCCACCACATGCGCTAC ccCAGCTACACCTCTAGTTCAGTCACATCTGGCTCGTGCTCCAGTACCTCAGACTCCACCACCACTGCCTGGAATATTG CTGGTCGAGACCCTGAACATGCTCCACCCTGGGGAGAGTCATCCCCAGACGATTATCGCTATGCCAACCAGGTGTACAGTGACCCGCGcgaaagggagaaagaacagCATGACATGAATAAGAG GCTCCTCGATCCAGCTAATGCATTGCAGTTTGATGACTTTAAGAAGTGCTACGGTGAAATCCTGCATCGCTGGGGTCTTAAGGAAAAGAGGTCTGAGGTCCTCAAGTTTGTATCCTGTCCACCAGAGCCACACAAGGGCATTG AGTTTGGTGTGTACTGCTGTCACTGTCGGAGCCAGGCCAGAGGCACCCAGTGTGCCGTGTGCAAGCGCTTCACCTTCCAGTGTGCTATTTGCCACGTGGCAGTGCGTGGCTCCTCCAACTTCTGCCTCAGCTGTGGACATGGCGGGCATACCAGCCACATGATGGAGTGGTTCCGTGTCCAGGAGGTTTGCCCTACTGGCTGTGGGTGCCACTGCCTGCTGCAGAGCACCTTTtga